In Arthrobacter sp. UKPF54-2, the following are encoded in one genomic region:
- a CDS encoding queuosine precursor transporter — protein MTTAKTFPAAAAPKFASIGSPYFGIMLAVMAVVLILSNIGASKGVAIGPIITDGGFFLFPLAYILGDVISEVYGFKVARKAILTTFALSVFASLCYWIIIVLPGFNDEYGAAKQSALEGALGPVPQIVLASLLAFLAGQTINSWILVRMKARTGEKSLWARIMGSSVAGEFVDTLIFCSIAASVIGISDVGMFANYVLVGFLYKTLVEFAFVPLTSLAIGWVKKREPSYGAV, from the coding sequence ATGACCACCGCCAAGACCTTCCCGGCTGCCGCCGCGCCGAAGTTCGCCTCGATCGGTTCGCCGTACTTCGGCATCATGCTGGCCGTTATGGCCGTGGTGCTGATCCTGTCCAACATCGGCGCGTCCAAGGGTGTCGCCATCGGCCCGATCATCACCGACGGCGGTTTCTTCCTTTTCCCGCTCGCCTACATACTCGGCGACGTCATCAGCGAGGTCTACGGCTTCAAGGTTGCGCGCAAGGCCATCCTGACCACTTTCGCGCTGTCCGTCTTCGCGTCCCTCTGCTACTGGATCATCATCGTGCTGCCCGGCTTCAACGACGAGTACGGCGCTGCCAAGCAGTCCGCGCTCGAAGGAGCGCTGGGCCCAGTGCCGCAGATTGTGCTCGCGTCCCTCCTGGCCTTCCTCGCCGGCCAGACGATCAACTCCTGGATCCTGGTGAGGATGAAGGCCCGGACGGGTGAAAAATCCCTCTGGGCCCGCATCATGGGATCCTCCGTGGCCGGCGAGTTCGTGGACACGCTGATCTTCTGCAGCATCGCCGCCTCGGTGATCGGGATCAGCGACGTCGGGATGTTCGCGAACTACGTCCTCGTGGGGTTCCTCTACAAGACGCTCGTGGAGTTCGCCTTCGTGCCGCTGACCTCGCTCGCCATCGGCTGGGTGAAGAAGCGCGAACCAAGCTACGGGGCGGTCTAG
- a CDS encoding MFS transporter → MSTQLSEAAQTRKAVGNILKGSAGNLVEWYDLYVYTVFAAYFQAHFFNSKDELQAGLEAMAVFSTSFLMRPIGAWFFGRYADRKGRKAALTLSVTMMSAGSFAIAVLPTQDVIGLWAMILLVLIRVIQGFSVGGEYGTSATYMSEAATSKRRGFFSSFQYVTLIGGQMLALLVLVILQNVMPKADLGEWGWRIPFAIGGVAALVVLWLRRSMEETVSAEQLEAAKAPAVAGEAQPGTMKLLFTGYWRPLLICIGITLGGTVAFYTYTNFILKFMNDTSGIAKTDTSVINFWALFIFMLLQPVYGIISDKVGRKPLLLWFGITGVLFTWPLLSTLAGTKDPLTAFLLMMGGLLIVGGYTSINALVKAELFPASIRALGVGLGYAIANSLFGGTVPLIGAALQKAGQEELFFTYVTVAIAISLLVYVFALKNKKSTHLDHEQGHAWEPAAAAAGTGDGRRDDDKDLVDASRR, encoded by the coding sequence ATGAGCACCCAACTGTCCGAAGCGGCCCAGACCCGAAAAGCCGTCGGCAACATCCTCAAAGGCTCGGCAGGCAACCTCGTCGAGTGGTACGACCTCTACGTCTACACCGTCTTCGCGGCCTACTTCCAGGCGCACTTCTTCAACTCCAAGGACGAGCTGCAGGCCGGCCTCGAGGCGATGGCCGTCTTCTCGACGTCGTTCCTGATGCGCCCGATCGGCGCCTGGTTCTTCGGACGCTACGCCGACCGCAAGGGCCGCAAGGCCGCGCTGACGCTGAGCGTGACAATGATGTCCGCCGGCTCGTTCGCCATCGCGGTGCTCCCCACCCAGGACGTGATCGGACTCTGGGCCATGATCCTGCTGGTCCTGATCCGCGTGATCCAGGGCTTCTCCGTGGGCGGCGAGTACGGCACCAGCGCGACCTACATGTCCGAGGCCGCCACCTCCAAGCGCCGCGGATTCTTCTCCAGCTTCCAGTACGTCACACTGATCGGCGGCCAGATGCTGGCCCTGCTGGTCCTGGTCATCCTGCAGAACGTGATGCCGAAAGCCGACCTCGGCGAGTGGGGCTGGCGGATCCCGTTCGCGATCGGCGGCGTCGCGGCGCTCGTGGTCCTGTGGCTGCGCCGCTCCATGGAAGAGACCGTCTCGGCCGAACAGCTCGAAGCCGCCAAGGCACCCGCGGTGGCCGGCGAAGCGCAGCCGGGCACCATGAAGCTCCTGTTCACCGGCTACTGGAGGCCCCTGCTGATCTGCATCGGCATCACGCTCGGCGGCACCGTGGCGTTCTACACCTATACCAACTTCATCCTGAAGTTCATGAATGACACCTCCGGCATCGCCAAGACGGACACTTCGGTGATCAACTTCTGGGCGCTGTTCATCTTTATGCTGCTCCAGCCGGTCTACGGCATCATCTCGGACAAGGTGGGCCGCAAGCCGCTGCTGCTCTGGTTCGGCATCACCGGTGTCCTGTTCACCTGGCCGCTGCTCTCGACGCTGGCCGGCACCAAGGACCCGCTCACGGCATTCCTGCTGATGATGGGCGGCCTGCTGATTGTCGGCGGCTACACCTCGATCAACGCCCTGGTGAAGGCCGAGCTCTTCCCGGCCTCCATCCGCGCGCTCGGCGTCGGCCTGGGCTACGCGATCGCCAACTCGCTCTTCGGCGGCACGGTTCCGCTGATCGGCGCGGCGCTGCAGAAAGCCGGCCAGGAGGAACTGTTCTTCACCTACGTCACCGTGGCCATCGCCATCTCGCTGCTGGTCTACGTCTTCGCGTTGAAGAACAAGAAGTCCACGCACCTGGACCACGAACAGGGCCACGCCTGGGAGCCCGCCGCTGCCGCGGCAGGGACGGGCGACGGCCGCCGGGACGACGACAAGGACCTCGTGGACGCCTCGCGCCGCTAG